The Mustela nigripes isolate SB6536 chromosome 4, MUSNIG.SB6536, whole genome shotgun sequence genome includes a window with the following:
- the LOC132015147 gene encoding small ribosomal subunit protein eS24-like, translating into MVIDVLHPGKTTVPKMEIQEKLAKMYKTTPDVIFVFGFRTHFGGGKTTGFSMIYDSLDYAKKNEPKHRFARHGLYEKKKTSRKQ; encoded by the coding sequence ATGGTCATTGATGTCCTTCATCCTGGAAAGACAACAGTACCTAAGATGGAAATTCAAGAAAAACTAGCCAAAATGTACAAGACCACACCAGATGTCATATTTGTATTTGGGTTCAGAACCCATTTTGGTGGTGGCAAGACAACTGGCTTTAGCATGATTTATGATTCCTTggattatgcaaagaaaaatgaacccaaacaTAGATTTGCAAGACATGGTCtgtatgagaagaaaaagacctcaagaaaacagtga